One part of the Torulaspora delbrueckii CBS 1146 chromosome 8, complete genome genome encodes these proteins:
- the MOT2 gene encoding CCR4-NOT core ubiquitin-protein ligase subunit MOT2 (similar to Saccharomyces cerevisiae MOT2 (YER068W); ancestral locus Anc_7.249), protein MTLNPHVHDNLKAIQQALSNYDMSFLSDDEEDFCPLCLEPMDITDKNFKPCPCGYQICQFCYNNIRQNEELNGRCPACRRKYDDECVEYVVLSPEELKLEREKQSRKEWERKQRDKERKENEYANRKHLAGMRVIQKNLVYVVGINPPVPYEEVASLLKSDKYFGQYGKINKIVVNRKNPHSSANDHYHANMNNIVPGYGVYITFSKKEDAAKCIAQVDGTYMDGRLVKAAYGTTKYCSSYLRGLPCPNPNCMFLHEPGEEADSFNRRELNNKQQAVPAHQALPQQTRSHVTSNVYKSTSTGSAVNGSGHFSGTPSPAPAKVQLHHDHHQNGTGSLTPVLIPAPVPTGSNPWGVTQPATPIASINLSKNSSAHNLPTLSHSLNQSSSQTQQEQTTGGGHKKKHQNSNDKEFIDPYDSLGSAVRFLDARITSLSEYKNQDIHLKSDLIDEETYQRYPSLFSWDKIEVSEESDGDLTRKLVDILAINPVDYSASVISFLQNASASASANPNAYTPIPQHIMPQQVAQASQRPLKVNTPPPPGMFTPHQAAMQQQQQPQQQQQQQQQQQQQPPKGDNGGATYSTDFLNQLINGRRVAASN, encoded by the coding sequence ATGACTTTGAACCCACACGTGCACGATAACCTCAAGGCCATTCAACAGGCATTGAGTAACTATGATATGTCGTTCCTAtcggatgatgaagaagatttttgTCCATTATGTCTTGAACCAATGGATATCACAGATAAGAATTTCAAACCGTGTCCCTGTGGCTACCAGATATGTCAGTTTTGTTACAACAATATAAGACAGAATGAAGAGCTAAACGGTCGTTGTCCTGCGTGTCGTCGTAAATATGATGACGAGTGTGTAGAATACGTCGTACTGTCGCCAGAAGAACTCAAATTGGAGAGGGAGAAACAATCTAGAAAGGAATGGGAAAGGAAACAACGTGATAAAGAGCGTAAGGAAAACGAGTATGCCAATAGAAAACATTTGGCCGGAATGAGAGtgattcaaaaaaatttggtCTACGTTGTGGGTATTAATCCACCTGTGCCATACGAAGAAGTCGCATCTTTGCTGAAATCTGACAAGTATTTTGGCCAATACGGTAAGATAAACAAGATTGTGGTCAATAGGAAGAATCCACACTCTAGCGCTAATGATCATTATCATGCAAATATGAATAATATCGTACCTGGATACGGTGTTTATATCACGTTCTCTAAGAAAGAGGATGCCGCCAAGTGTATCGCCCAGGTCGATGGTACTTATATGGATGGCCGGTTGGTTAAGGCAGCATATGGTACTACGAAATATTGTTCCTCTTATCTAAGAGGGTTACCATGTCCAAACCCAAATTGTATGTTTTTACATGAACCAGGCGAAGAAGCTGACTCTTTCAATAGAAGAGAGTTGAATAACAAACAACAGGCTGTGCCAGCACATCAAGCTTTGCCACAACAAACTCGTTCCCATGTTACAAGTAACGTATACAAAAGCACTTCAACGGGGAGTGCAGTCAACGGATCAGGTCATTTCTCGGGAACTCCATCACCAGCTCCTGCAAAGGTTCAATTGCATCAcgatcatcatcaaaatggGACGGGTTCTTTGACACCAGTGCTGATTCCAGCACCAGTACCAACTGGATCAAATCCTTGGGGGGTTACTCAACCAGCTACACCAATTGCTTCCATCAATCTATCCAAAAACAGCAGTGCTCATAATTTACCCACTTTGAGTCACTCTTTAAATCAAAGCTCATCACAGACTCAACAGGAACAAACTACTGGTGGTGGtcacaagaagaaacatcaaAACTCCAATGATAAAGAATTTATTGATCCTTATGATTCCCTAGGGAGTGCAGTGAGGTTTTTAGACGCCAGAATTACTTCTCTTTCCGAGTACAAGAACCAAGATATTCATTTGAAATCGGATCTGATCGACGAGGAAACTTACCAAAGATATCcatctctcttctcttggGACAAGATTGAGGTCTCGGAAGAAAGTGATGGAGATCTGACCAGAAAATTAGTCGATATCTTGGCAATAAATCCAGTTGATTATTCGGCATCTGTCATCTcttttttgcaaaatgctAGCGCTAGCGCCAGTGCCAATCCAAATGCTTATACCCCAATACCGCAGCACATCATGCCACAACAAGTGGCTCAAGCTTCTCAACGTCCACTGAAGGTCAATACTCCTCCTCCACCGGG
- the TDEL0H01960 gene encoding uncharacterized protein (similar to Saccharomyces cerevisiae YER067W and YIL057C; ancestral locus Anc_7.248): MGKKDKGPKMTTVTTKEGETLKVFEDLKDFETFIKQETEDEEFDNLHCQLKYYPPFVLHEAHDDPEKISTTANSHSRKFVRHLHQHVEKHLLKDIKEAINLRDLKFRNKSKDESFDRIVWHYGDDTQYHERKFHIEVGVTCTHDDAMVDVDYKTIPIT; this comes from the coding sequence ATGGGTAAGAAGGATAAGGGTCCAAAGATGACTACGGTCACAACCAAAGAGGGTGAAACTCTCAAAGTTTtcgaagatttgaaagactTTGAGactttcatcaagcaaGAGACggaggatgaagagtttgacaATCTACATTGTCAGTTGAAATACTACCCACCATTTGTATTGCATGAAGCTCATGACGATCCAGAGAAGATTTCAACGACAGCGAACTCTCATTCCCGTAAATTCGTGCGGCATCTTCACCAGCATGTTGAGAAACACTTGTTGAAGGACATCAAGGAGGCTATTAACCTTCGTGACCTCAAGTTTCGGAACAAGTCCAAGGATGAGAGTTTTGATAGGATTGTGTGGCATTACGGGGATGATACGCAGTATCATGAACGTAAGTTCCACATTGAAGTGGGTGTTACTTGTACGCACGATGACGCAATGGTTGATGTTGATTACAAGACAATTCCCATCACATAA
- the ICL1 gene encoding isocitrate lyase 1 (similar to Saccharomyces cerevisiae ICL1 (YER065C); ancestral locus Anc_7.247), whose amino-acid sequence MDATTLDYQTLKKQLGASAREIEQWWSDPRWKNTKRIYSAQDVAARRGTFPPIQYPSSVQAKKLYKVLQEHRKRGTVARTFGALDPIHISQMAKYLDTIYVSGWQCSSTASTSNEPGPDLADYPMDTVPNKVDHLFKAQLFHDRKQLENRAKATSQKELDAQGPPIDYMTPIIADGDAGHGGLTAVFKLTKMFIERGAAGIHMEDQTSTNKKCGHMAGRCVIPVQEHVNRLSTVRMCADIMHSDLVIVARTDSEAATLISSTIDVRDHYYVVGATNPEVEDQPFAEVMDKAILAGASSSELAQIEAQWCKKAGLKLFHEAFAEELQKSNVSNKERVLAEFQRKVGPYTGTPHREAQKLAKKLLGHEVYFNWDVPRVREGLYRYQGGTQCAVMRARAFAPFADLVWMESNYPDYPQAKQFAEGVREEFPNHMLAYNLSPSFNWTKAMSTEEQGTFIERLGKLGYNWQFITLAGLHTTALAVNNFSREFAKHGMKAYAQNVQQKEMDEGVDVLKHQKWSGAEYIDSLLKLAQGGVSATAAMGQGVTEDQFKEDKSKL is encoded by the coding sequence ATGGACGCTACTACACTAGATtatcaaactttgaagaaacaattGGGTGCTTCTGCCCgtgaaattgaacaatggTGGTCTGATCCTCGTTGGAAAAATACAAAGAGAATATATTCTGCTCAAGATGTCGCTGCTAGACGTGGAACTTTCCCTCCAATTCAATATCCTTCATCTGTTCAGGCTAAGAAATTGTACAAAGTTTTGCAAGAGCATAGAAAACGTGGAACTGTTGCACGTACTTTTGGTGCATTGGATCCAATCCATATCTCTCAAATGGCCAAATATTTGGATACTATTTACGTTTCTGGTTGGCaatgttcttcaactgcCTCAACTTCCAATGAGCCAGGTCCTGATTTAGCTGATTACCCAATGGATACTGTTCCAAACAAGGTggatcatcttttcaaagcacAATTATTCCACGATAGGAAACAGCTTGAAAATAGGGCAAAAGCTACTTCTCAAAAAGAGTTGGATGCTCAGGGTCCTCCAATTGATTATATGACTCCAATCATCGCTGATGGTGATGCTGGTCATGGTGGGTTGACTGCTGTGTTTAAGTTGACCAAGATGTTCATCGAACGTGGTGCTGCGGGGATTCATATGGAAGATCAGACTTCTACAAACAAGAAATGTGGACATATGGCTGGTCGTTGTGTCATTCCGGTGCAAGAGCATGTCAATAGACTCTCAACCGTGAGAATGTGCGCTGATATTATGCATTCGGACTTGGTCATTGTCGCTAGAACTGACTCGGAAGCTGCTACTTTGATTAGCTCAACTATCGATGTCCGTGATCACTACTACGTTGTCGGTGCAACAAATCCTGAAGTCGAAGATCAACCATTTGCAGAAGTAATGGATAAAGCTATCCTTGCAGGTGCGTCTTCTTCTGAACTCGCGCAGATCGAAGCTCAATGGTGCAAGAAAGCAGGTCTTAAATTGTTCCATGAAGCATTCgctgaagaattgcaaaaatcCAACGTTtcaaacaaagaaagagtaCTAGCTGAGTTCCAAAGAAAAGTTGGACCTTACACTGGTACTCCTCACCGTGAAGCTCAAAAGCTAGCTAAAAAACTTTTGGGCCATGAAGTCTACTTCAACTGGGACGTGCCAAGGGTCAGAGAAGGCCTGTACCGTTACCAAGGTGGTACCCAGTGTGCAGTGATGCGCGCACGTGCGTTCGCTCCATTCGCTGACTTGGTTTGGATGGAGAGTAACTATCCAGACTACCCACAGGCTAAGCAATTTGCCGAGGGTGTTAGGGAAGAATTCCCTAACCACATGCTTGCTTATAACCTATCACCATCCTTCAACTGGACCAAAGCGATGTCCACAGAAGAACAAGGTACTTTCATCGAAAGGCTCGGGAAACTGGGTTACAACTGGCAATTCATCACCTTAGCTGGGTTACACACCACTGCACTAGCAGTGAACAACTTCTCTCGTGAATTTGCCAAGCATGGAATGAAAGCCTACGCACAGAACGTTCAACAGAAGGAAATGGACGAAGGTGTCGACGTTCTAAAGCACCAAAAATGGTCCGGTGCAGAATATATCGACAGTTTACTCAAGTTAGCCCAAGGTGGTGTCTCTGCTACAGCTGCCATGGGTCAAGGTGTCACCGAGGACCAGTTCAAGGAAGATAAGAGTAAGTTATAG
- the TDEL0H01980 gene encoding uncharacterized protein (similar to Saccharomyces cerevisiae YER064C and VHR1 (YIL056W); ancestral locus Anc_7.246): MYRVAKSVNNGGTTQKIREQLNFSDEKKWKRFSGRRLELIDKFGLSERKASEQDDNIRQIATILRTEFGYPLNSASEFEKLVTAAVQSVRRNRKRSKKRGPTSPSGLPSPNHTTVSASEDDDSRTNSPNNLPQQAAPAHVILPAIQPKVSIPSSVASIPVVQSQQRYDDNVKGIIADMVNCVVPLSEQSQRDQSNGPNLTDFALSSNDQNLLSLGLHSQVGNGGSASSNNTDIPFFLREKILLQIQRSGTCSKVACVPGSVDLFSNLEILGEMCIKSAIAFVIERFFSNLMPSSMEYITSKTYSEESLSLLCTKLFGPATKRNLNQLPHTQVQLKLLHLVMGAIVKDFGFDPCLYPLSEVIHHLVMNQYPLLYNSSNSTSEPKNQRAAILSSLSMKPQVANQDVNKKVLLRFKDREQLFTFHLLSNGPPTVSEILENSQSLFHIFSKTKSLALCHQGEIIHDDFQLAKLFNSLSEDYIVLELKEVDSHLDGLNILSTASLQVKKENHTPSTSRVDMLDKIINRINKNPQNEPVDVPSVVSTGKFQDKNLPQPVFQPLL, encoded by the coding sequence ATGTACAGAGTTGCCAAGTCCGTTAACAATGGTGGAACTACGCAAAAGATTAGGGAACAATTGAATTTTTCCgatgagaagaagtggaaaaggTTCTCCGGTAGAAGGCTTGAAttgattgataaattcgGGCTTAGTGAAAGGAAAGCTAGTGAACAGGATGACAACATTCGTCAAATTGCTACGATCCTGAGAACGGAGTTTGGTTATCCTTTGAATTCTGCTAGTGAGTTCGAAAAATTAGTAACTGCAGCAGTGCAATCGGTTCGTAGGAACCGTAAGAGATCCAAGAAACGGGGGCCTACCTCGCCCTCTGGTTTGCCCTCTCCGAACCATACTACAGTCTCTGCATCGGAGGACGACGATTCAAGGACTAATTCCCCCAACAACTTGCCTCAACAAGCTGCACCGGCGCACGTGATCCTGCCTGCCATACAACCAAAGGTCTCCATTCCTTCATCAGTGGCTAGTATTCCCGTTGTTCAGTCTCAGCAGCGGTATGATGATAATGTGAAGGGTATTATAGCCGATATGGTCAATTGTGTAGTTCCGTTGTCCGAACAGTCGCAGAGAGATCAGTCCAACGGACCTAATTTGACCGATTTTGCCTTGTCTTCAAACGATCAGAATTTGTTATCGTTAGGTCTGCACTCTCAAGTTGGTAATGGTGGTAGTGCGTCTTCGAATAATACTGATATACCATTCTTCTTGCGAGAAAAAATATTATTGCAAATCCAGAGATCGGGTACATGCTCCAAAGTTGCGTGTGTTCCCGGCTCAGTCGATTTGTTCTCGAATTTAGAGATCCTCGGTGAAATGTGTATCAAATCCGCTATTGCGTTTGTCATCGAGCggtttttttcaaatttgatgcCTTCATCTATGGAATATATCACTTCGAAGACATACTCCGAAGAATCATTGTCTTTACTCTGTACCAAATTGTTTGGGCCCGCAACAAAGCGGaatttgaaccaattgcCCCATACACAGGTCCAACTAAAACTGTTGCACCTGGTGATGGGTGCTATCgtcaaagattttggatttgaTCCCTGCCTATACCCGTTGAGCGAAGTGATACACCACTTGGTCATGAATCAATACCCATTACTTTACAATAGCAGCAATTCCACTTCGGAACCAAAGAACCAGCGCGCCGCTATTCTCTCTTCATTGTCGATGAAACCACAAGTTGCAAATCAGGATGTGAACAAGAAAGTATTGCTTAGGTTCAAGGATCGTGAACAACTCTTTACGTTCCACCTATTGAGTAACGGACCGCCTACTGTAAGCGAGATTCTCGAAAATTCACAATCGCTATTCCAcatcttttccaaaacCAAATCGTTGGCATTGTGTCATCAAGGTGAAATCATACACGATGATTTTCAATTAGCCAAATTATTTAACAGCTTGTCCGAGGATTACATTGTGCttgagttgaaagaagtcGATTCACACTTAGACGGACTTAACATTCTAAGCACAGCTTCCCTACAAgtaaagaaagaaaaccaTACCCCCTCGACCTCGCGCGTCGATATGTTGGACAAGATTATCAATCGAATCAACAAGAATCCACAAAACGAACCTGTGGATGTACCCTCAGTGGTAAGTACGGGAAAGTTCCAGGATAAAAACTTACCACAACCGGTTTTCCAACCGTTAttataa
- the TDEL0H01990 gene encoding uncharacterized protein (similar to Saccharomyces cerevisiae YIL055C; ancestral locus Anc_7.245), translating into MHSCIILSLGSSYKYIENYTLAKDSDITRCARMSDRVIFLRIDNLPPGKTWKQVKYLIGGIIHHSNVVKVKMLPLMSSIVPPFIPFQSCVVSLRGGLDGSSLNELLVSLNTFQWDYYNLYAYTLPQPMDMGTSGEDRRRYLGHFSQGFQPSVPELKSALADGLGAGNSRRLRQIFNERSFRKQMTGRGMWQLQLDNFPPFLKLDTMETLTPEDDEALREKGVPELEIEQPDKFGRLRWTVLKDFIKLKCPKLLNLEDKSMDGTENNTREFYVGVYEDAEEQVRLKISGESRIVKSTVYKAIVGFNDKELCDLCLESLQDQEYSLGYRLKVRHLPPYDERNNGITENNNNNNNE; encoded by the coding sequence ATGCATTCGTGCATTATTCTTAGTTTAGGTAGCAGTTATAAGTATATAGAGAATTATACTCTTGCAAAGGACTCTGATATTACAAGGTGTGCAAGGATGAGTGATAGAGTTATATTCTTGCGTATAGATAATTTACCACCCGGTAAGACATGGAAACAGGTCAAATATCTGATCGGGGGCATTATTCACCATTCGAACGTGGTCAAAGTTAAGATGTTGCCTCTTATGTCGTCGATAGTACCCCCATTTATACCATTTCAAAGCTGTGTTGTGTCGTTGCGAGGAGGGTTGGATGGCAGCTCGTTGAACGAGCTGCTGGTTAGTCTGAATACTTTCCAGTGGGACTATTATAACCTATATGCGTATACATTGCCTCAGCCGATGGATATGGGTACTTCTGGTGAGGATCGTCGACGTTATTTGGGTCATTTTTCGCAGGGTTTTCAACCATCGGTACCGGAGTTGAAGAGTGCTTTGGCAGATGGGCTGGGGGCAGGTAACTCGCGCAGGTTGAGAcagatcttcaatgaaCGAAGCTTTAGGAAACAGATGACTGGCAGGGGTATGTGGCAGTTGCAATTAGACAATTTCCCGCCTTTTTTGAAACTGGATACGATGGAAACTCTGACTCCGGAGGACGATGAGGCTTTGCGGGAGAAGGGAGTACCGGAGTTGGAAATCGAACAGCCAGATAAGTTTGGAAGACTCCGGTGGACTGTACTAAAggattttatcaaattgaaatgCCCCAAGCTGTTGAACTTGGAAGACAAATCGATGGATGGGACAGAGAACAACACAAGGGAATTTTATGTTGGTGTTTATGAAGATGCAGAGGAACAGGTGCGATTGAAGATCTCAGGGGAAAGTAGGATTGTAAAGTCCACTGTATATAAGGCGATCGTTGGGTTTAATGATAAAGAATTGTGCGATTTATGCTTGGAGAGTTTGCAGGATCAGGAGTACTCATTGGGATACAGGCTAAAAGTAAGACATTTACCACCGTATGATGAACGGAATAATGGTATAACAGagaataataataataataataatgaATAA
- the TDEL0H02000 gene encoding HAD family hydrolase (similar to Saccharomyces cerevisiae HOR2 (YER062C) and RHR2 (YIL053W); ancestral locus Anc_7.243), translating into MPLTTKPLSLKVNAALFDVDGTIIISQPAIAAFWRDFGKDKPYFDAEHVINISHGWRTYDAIAKFAPDYADEDYVTKLEGEIPEKYGQHSIEVPGAVKLCGELNALPKEKWAVATSGTRDMARKWFDILHIKRPEYFITANDVKQGKPYPEPYLKGRDGLGFPINKEDPSKSKVVVFEDAPAGIAAGKAAGCKIIGIATTFDKEFLIEKGCDIIVKNHESIEVGGYNAETDEVEFVFKDYLYAKDDLLKW; encoded by the coding sequence ATGCCTTTGACTACCAAACCActatctttgaaagttaACGCCGCTTTGTTCGACGTCGATGGTACTATCATTATCTCTCAACCAGCTATCGCTGCTTTCTGGAGAGATTTCGGTAAGGACAAGCCATACTTTGACGCTGAGCACGTTATCAACATTTCTCACGGTTGGAGAACTTACGATGCTATCGCTAAGTTTGCTCCAGACTACGCCGATGAGGACTACGTTACTAAGCTAGAAGGTGAAATTCCAGAAAAATACGGTCAACACTCTATTGAGGTTCCAGGTGCTGTTAAGTTGTGTGGTGAATTGAACGCTTTGCCAAAGGAAAAATGGGCTGTTGCTACTTCTGGTACCCGTGATATGGCTCGTAAATGGTTCGATATCTTGCACATCAAGAGACCAGAGTACTTCATCACTGCCAATGACGTTAAGCAAGGTAAGCCATACCCAGAACCATACTTGAAGGGTAGAGATGGTCTAGGTTTCCCAATCAACAAGGAGGACCCATCTAAGAGCAAGGTtgttgtctttgaagatgctcCAGCTGGTATTGCTGCCGGTAAGGCCGCTGGCTGTAAGATCATCGGTATCGCTACTACTTTTGACAAGGAATTCTTGATCGAAAAGGGTTGTGATATCATTGTCAAGAACCACGAGTCCATTGAAGTTGGTGGTTACAACGCCGAGACCGATGAGGTTGAATTTGTCTTCAAGGACTACTTGTACGCCAAGGACGACTTGCTAAAATGGTAA
- the CEM1 gene encoding fatty acid synthase CEM1 (similar to Saccharomyces cerevisiae CEM1 (YER061C); ancestral locus Anc_7.242) produces MIMSRVVITGLGCRTPLGHSVRESWTNLLKGKSGIVPVTGLADYETEFKDVIPKTVTVGKIPEGSVEPEGLITDQDRRRCANFTRLALLATHEALKGARLLEDDLTVTSGVDLDRFGCIIGSGIGSIQDICSATQTLNNGKKVSPLFVPRILANMAAGNVSIKFNLRGASHCVSTACATGNNAIGDAYNFIRLGMQDICVAGASESCINPLSLAGFIRAKSINTENGVSRPFDAKRSGFVLGEGAGIVVLESLESAKKRQAPIIAEVKGYGLSSDAYHITSPSPNGDGARRAMQMALSEVDHREVGYVNAHATSTLLGDRAESLAIKSTFLQYRTKPLYVSSNKGSIGHLLGAAGAVESIFTIMALREQIIPHTLNLETVAGAKGDDFDTQFSGIDFVKNQPRRDDELHFAMCNSFGFGGVNTALLFERWQE; encoded by the coding sequence ATGATCATGTCGAGAGTTGTGATTACTGGGTTGGGTTGTAGGACTCCGTTGGGTCACTCTGTGCGGGAATCATGGACCAACCTGCTCAAGGGCAAGTCTGGTATAGTTCCTGTCACTGGGCTTGCTGATTATGAGACCGAGTTTAAAGATGTTATACCGAAGACAGTCACCGTAGGTAAGATTCCTGAGGGCTCAGTGGAACCAGAGGGCTTGATTACGGATCAGGATCGGAGAAGGTGTGCGAATTTTACTAGGTTGGCACTCTTGGCTACTCATGAAGCGTTAAAGGGTGCTCGTTTACTCGAGGACGATCTGACAGTCACTTCTGGGGTGGATCTCGATAGGTTCGGTTGTATCATCGGATCGGGTATAGGTTCTATTCAAGACATTTGCTCAGCGACTCAGACACTTAATAATGGTAAGAAAGTCTCTCCATTGTTTGTTCCAAGAATTCTCGCCAATATGGCTGCTGGGAATGTGTCTATCAAATTTAATCTACGAGGCGCATCCCACTGTGTATCTACAGCGTGCGCTACGGGTAATAATGCCATCGGGGATGCTTATAACTTTATTCGTCTAGGTATGCAGGATATCTGTGTTGCTGGAGCCAGTGAGTCATGCATAAATCCGTTGAGTCTCGCAGGGTTTATTCGAGCAAAGAGTATTAATACAGAAAATGGTGTATCAAGACCTTTCGATGCCAAGAGATCAGGGTTCGTTCTGGGTGAAGGTGCTGGGATCGTTGTGTTGGAATCGCTTGAAAGTGCCAAGAAACGCCAAGCGCCAATCATCGCAGAGGTCAAAGGCTACGGGTTGAGTAGTGATGCTTATCACATCACTTCGCCTTCACCAAATGGTGATGGTGCTCGTCGTGCAATGCAGATGGCTCTCTCGGAAGTTGACCATCGTGAAGTTGGTTACGTCAATGCTCATGCCACTTCTACGCTACTTGGCGATCGCGCAGAAAGTCTCGCAATCAAGAGTACATTCTTACAGTATCGGACGAAACCACTTTATGTCTCGAGTAACAAGGGTTCCATTGGTCATCTTCTCGGAGCTGCAGGTGCGGTAGAAAGTATATTCACAATCATGGCTTTAAGAGAGCAGATAATTCCCCACACGCTAAACCTGGAGACGGTCGCTGGCGCCAAAGGTGATGATTTCGATACCCAGTTCAGCGGGATCgattttgtcaagaatcAGCCTCGGCGCGACGACGAGCTGCATTTTGCAATGTGTAATAGTTTCGGGTTCGGTGGTGTAAACACAGCATTgctctttgaaaggtggCAGGAATAA
- the PCL6 gene encoding Pcl6p (similar to Saccharomyces cerevisiae PCL6 (YER059W) and PCL7 (YIL050W); ancestral locus Anc_7.240), whose translation MYNGSSTSTGAINIPKCDRRTSVCDESPENGDSIVTKVDSGGANRVPQQRTGGRVVTTEEDVCSSQSSSSPRRNLVGFSVPQPPTMLSSIRHYRSEDEDEDDSEHIIDSDDSSWVRPYDHGTTRTEPIMPVSRDKPSEEVLDIATFPTEKLLEMLTALLDKIIKSNDRLASSNPTLNQERELMNNNNVYLNSVLSFRGKHIPQISLEHYFQRIQKYCPTTNDVFLSLLVYFDRISKRCNSNNNDTTNDNDLQYDMPAKQQQQTQQTQQQQAFVMDSHNIHRLLIAGVTVSTKFFSDFFYSNSRYARVGGISLQELNHLELQFLVLCDFELLISVNELQRYADLLYKFWHNSAMVETASPSGET comes from the coding sequence ATGTACAACGGTTCCAGCACTTCTACGGGAGCGATAAACATACCAAAGTGCGATCGGCGAACAAGTGTCTGCGATGAGAGTCCTGAGAATGGTGATTCGATTGTTACCAAAGTGGATAGTGGAGGAGCGAACAGAGTGCCGCAGCAACGCACTGGTGGCAGAGTTGTGACTACTGAAGAGGATGTTTGTAGTTCGCAGTCGTCTAGttcgccaagaagaaatcttgtGGGGTTTTCTGTGCCACAACCACCTACGATGTTATCATCAATACGTCATTACAGgagtgaagatgaagatgaagacgataGTGAGCATATAATAGATTCGGATGACTCATCATGGGTACGACCTTATGATCATGGTACAACAAGAACTGAACCGATCATGCCGGTAAGTCGGGATAAACCAAGCGAAGAAGTACTAGACATCGCCACATTCCCTACGGAGAAATTATTGGAGATGTTGACTGCGTTGTTGGATAAGATCATTAAGTCGAATGACAGATTGGCAAGTAGTAATCCAACGTTAAATCAAGAGAGAGAGTTAATGAATAACAATAACGTTTATTTAAACTCAGTACTGAGTTTTAGGGGGAAACATATTCCACAGATAAGTCTTGAGCACTATTTCCAAAGGATTCAGAAGTATTGCCCCACGACAAACGACGTATTTTTGTCGCTACTGGTTTATTTCGATAGAATCTCGAAGAGATGTAACAGTAATAATAATGATACTACTAACGATaatgatcttcaatatGATATGCCGGCTaagcaacagcagcaaaCACAACAaacacaacaacaacaggcATTTGTTATGGATTCACATAATATTCATAGGTTGCTCATTGCAGGGGTCACGGTGAgtaccaaatttttcagcgaTTTTTTTTACAGCAATTCCAGGTATGCTAGAGTCGGAGGTATATCATTACAGGAATTGAATCACTTGGAGTTACAGTTTCTTGTACTATGCGATTTTGAATTATTGATTTCTGTGAACGAATTACAAAGGTATGCAGATCTCCTATATAAATTTTGGCACAACTCTGCCATGGTGGAGACTGCAAGTCCCAGTGGGGAGACTTAA
- the ECM1 gene encoding Ecm1p (similar to Saccharomyces cerevisiae ECM1 (YAL059W); ancestral locus Anc_7.4) → MARKVSKHSRAARRGADELPESKQLEEVPRAQRTDLANILTRTAAKNEALLEARLQRKKKHRVGKKGLRSKLSETSVGSEKERFQRALDVASRLDGKIARSISRAKYVQTARKSGWDSINEQIRKETVLTSGESKDMKDVKDQEDAMIDDEEEVTAPENGNQASNLFGVLTDDVEV, encoded by the coding sequence ATGGCAAGAAAGGTATCGAAACATTCAAGAGCGGCTAGACGTGGTGCTGACGAACTTCCGGAGTCAAAACAGCTCGAAGAGGTACCTAGAGCTCAGAGAACTGATCTGGCGAATATACTGACGAGAACAGCTGCCAAGAATGAAGCACTGTTAGAGGCTAGATTacagagaaagaagaaacaCCGTGTGGGAAAGAAGGGGCTAAGGAGCAAGTTGAGTGAAACTTCGGTTGGGAGCGAGAAAGAAAGGTTTCAACGAGCATTGGATGTGGCTAGTAGACTTGATGGTAAGATCGCTAGATCTATATCGCGAGCCAAATACGTGCAAACGGCCAGAAAGTCCGGTTGGGATAGTATTAATGAACAGATTAGGAAGGAAACTGTGCTGACGAGCGGTGAATCAAAGGATATGAAGGATGTAAAGGATCAAGAGGATGCGATGAtagatgatgaggaagaagtgaCGGCACCGGAGAATGGGAACCAGGCCAGTAACTTGTTTGGCGTATTGACAGACGACGTTGAAGTTTAG